In a single window of the Thermus amyloliquefaciens genome:
- a CDS encoding DegV family protein has product MELGLVTDTAADLSPKVLQEEAVGLVPIYVHLMGRRYKDWQELTPDALYQAMRAGAEPVTEPPGVEDFAEVYERHLQVYDRLLSIHVSGELSKTVERAREAALKVAPTRIRVVDSGMVSAGLGAMVLRAVEMLRRGAEEEAVVREMERLRRSSLYFSVADLSHLARNGRLPRFGEVVGNLLGLRPILRIDKGHIRFLKVARESAVPEVLARLVLEEFRGRTARITIAHTDAKGEWLEGLKKALEGALRLERGRITRSGATIAANVGLGALAVHAYAVE; this is encoded by the coding sequence GTGGAGCTGGGACTTGTGACCGACACCGCGGCGGACCTTTCCCCTAAGGTGCTCCAGGAGGAGGCGGTGGGCTTGGTGCCCATTTACGTGCACCTCATGGGCCGCCGGTACAAGGATTGGCAGGAGCTTACCCCCGATGCCCTTTACCAGGCCATGCGTGCGGGGGCGGAGCCGGTGACCGAGCCCCCGGGGGTGGAGGACTTCGCCGAGGTGTACGAGCGCCATCTGCAGGTGTACGACCGCCTGCTTTCCATCCACGTCTCGGGGGAGCTTTCCAAGACCGTGGAGCGGGCGCGGGAGGCCGCCTTGAAGGTGGCCCCCACCCGCATCCGGGTGGTGGACTCGGGGATGGTTTCCGCGGGGCTTGGGGCCATGGTGCTCCGGGCGGTGGAGATGCTCCGGCGGGGGGCGGAGGAGGAGGCCGTGGTGCGGGAGATGGAAAGGCTCAGGCGCTCCAGCCTCTACTTCAGCGTGGCGGACCTGTCCCACCTGGCCAGGAACGGCCGCCTGCCCCGCTTTGGCGAGGTGGTGGGGAACCTCCTGGGCCTGAGGCCCATCCTGCGCATAGATAAGGGGCACATCCGCTTCCTCAAGGTGGCCCGGGAAAGCGCCGTGCCCGAGGTGCTGGCCCGCTTGGTGCTGGAGGAGTTCCGAGGGCGCACGGCCCGCATCACCATCGCCCACACCGACGCCAAAGGTGAGTGGCTGGAGGGGCTGAAAAAGGCCCTGGAAGGCGCCCTCCGCCTGGAGCGGGGCCGCATCACCCGCTCGGGGGCCACCATCGCGGCCAACGTGGGCCTTGGGGCTTTGGCGGTTCACGCCTATGCGGTAGAATGA
- a CDS encoding pyroglutamyl-peptidase I, which yields MVLITGFEPFAGMGHNPSAALLGLLPDTGKGEPLLKVVLPVDALALAQALEALYARGPRAVLHLGLAENRPLISLERFAVNLLDFERPDNRGRVLADIPVVPGGPLALEARFPLKEALRRLREAGIPAKQSLSAGSYLCNQAFYLSLFHLPPEIPVAFIHLPPDETLALERGGAYLPLREQARAVYTLLELL from the coding sequence ATGGTCTTGATCACCGGATTTGAACCCTTTGCCGGCATGGGGCACAACCCTTCCGCTGCCCTGCTCGGCCTCTTGCCGGACACGGGGAAAGGGGAGCCCCTCCTGAAGGTGGTGCTCCCCGTGGACGCCCTGGCGCTCGCCCAGGCCCTGGAGGCGCTTTACGCGCGGGGGCCCAGGGCGGTGCTCCACCTGGGCCTGGCGGAGAACCGGCCCCTCATCAGCCTGGAGCGCTTTGCGGTGAACCTCCTAGACTTTGAGCGCCCCGACAACCGGGGAAGGGTGCTGGCGGACATCCCCGTGGTCCCCGGAGGACCCCTGGCCCTCGAGGCCCGCTTTCCCTTGAAGGAGGCCCTTCGCCGCCTGCGGGAAGCCGGGATCCCCGCCAAGCAAAGCCTGTCCGCGGGGAGCTACCTTTGCAACCAGGCCTTCTACCTGTCCCTTTTTCACCTACCCCCGGAGATCCCCGTGGCCTTCATCCACCTTCCCCCTGACGAAACCCTGGCCCTGGAAAGGGGCGGGGCCTACCTTCCCCTCAGGGAACAAGCCCGGGCAGTGTACACTCTGCTGGAACTGCTATGA
- the mfd gene encoding transcription-repair coupling factor, with translation MEVALERLYGHRLPLPQVVAALLFARERPPALLLVPEERLRRYRDLGALGVPVYVNPGLEAWEERALFVFSYEEALAPFPEDPSAWRLVLEVGRSYPRGELLDRLLRMGYARDEDYRVLGGVLEFPEVRLEFYGEELERLLVAGEARRRHVLLPKPGKAEGFTSRKILHFPGPVYLDTPALAPRELWPLLAGRPWVALGGGVELPLLDLGVRPLPPYRGSLKALEKDLARWLGEGRRVSLFVAHERTLDYLKRRLAPFQPRVLERFPGPKGQLSLFRGAFEGGGEWGEEVLLTEALIFATGAVRARVRVGEGLADPGALAPGDFLIHPEHGVGQYLGLETREVLGVRRDYLVLRYKGEGKLYLPVEQLPLLKRHPGTTDDPPELSSLGKGEWQRLKEKARKDVEELAARLLVLQAKRKATPGRAFAPLPDWDPLIEKGFPHPLTPDQKQALEEVLRDLEAPFPMDRLISGDVGFGKTEIALRAAHRVVGHGAQVAFLVPTTLLAEQHGKTFRERFAGLPVRIGVLSRFTPEKEEEAILKGLREGTVDIVIGTHRLLQPDVRFKDLGLLIVDEEHRFGVAQKERIRELKAEVDTLYLSATPIPRTLYSALVGLKDLSSIKTPPPGRKPIRTFLAPFDPLLVREAILQELERGGRVFYVHDRVASIEARRRYLENLVPEARIGVVHGKMPEGLVEETMLLFAEGAYDVLLATTIIESGLDVGEANTILIERADRLGLATLYQLRGRVGRREQEAYAYLFHPPRLTEAAERRLSAIADLSDLGSGHLLAEKDMEIRGVGNLLGPEQHGHIRALSLEVYTELLEEAIRKLKGEVKEVKGERRHVTLDLALSARLPAEYVPSLEGRSRYYSRLAEAKTLAEISRIARELKERYGPLPEEAENFLALARLRLVAERKGAVSLTEDLTHLQVIFPRWPLDYDARGLKGLPFRVELTQYPPGFRLEKKGLRPREYPEALMQVLYLFADR, from the coding sequence ATGGAAGTTGCCCTGGAAAGGCTTTACGGCCACCGCCTCCCTCTGCCCCAGGTGGTGGCGGCCTTGCTTTTTGCCCGGGAGCGGCCCCCAGCCCTCCTCTTGGTCCCTGAGGAGCGCCTGAGGCGCTACCGGGACCTTGGGGCGTTGGGTGTGCCGGTGTACGTGAACCCGGGCCTCGAGGCCTGGGAGGAGCGGGCCCTTTTCGTCTTCTCCTACGAGGAGGCGCTCGCCCCTTTCCCCGAGGACCCTTCTGCCTGGCGCCTGGTGCTGGAGGTGGGGCGGAGCTACCCAAGGGGGGAGCTTTTGGACCGGCTCCTGCGGATGGGGTACGCCCGGGACGAGGACTACCGGGTGCTGGGGGGGGTGCTGGAGTTTCCCGAGGTCCGCCTGGAGTTCTATGGGGAGGAGCTGGAAAGGCTTTTGGTGGCAGGGGAGGCCAGGCGGCGCCACGTCCTCCTGCCCAAGCCGGGAAAGGCGGAGGGGTTCACCTCCAGGAAAATCCTCCACTTCCCCGGCCCCGTCTACCTGGACACCCCGGCCCTGGCCCCTAGGGAGCTCTGGCCGCTTCTTGCGGGGCGGCCCTGGGTGGCCTTGGGGGGTGGGGTGGAGCTTCCCCTCTTGGATTTGGGCGTGCGTCCCCTTCCCCCCTACCGGGGAAGCCTTAAGGCCTTGGAAAAGGACTTGGCCCGGTGGCTTGGGGAGGGGAGGCGGGTAAGCCTCTTCGTGGCCCACGAGCGCACCCTGGACTACCTGAAAAGGCGGCTTGCCCCCTTCCAACCCCGGGTGCTGGAGCGCTTTCCCGGGCCCAAGGGCCAGCTTTCCCTCTTCCGGGGAGCCTTTGAGGGGGGAGGGGAGTGGGGGGAGGAGGTTTTGCTGACCGAGGCCCTGATCTTCGCCACGGGGGCGGTGCGGGCCAGGGTGAGGGTGGGGGAGGGGCTTGCCGACCCTGGGGCGCTTGCCCCGGGGGATTTTCTCATCCACCCGGAGCACGGCGTGGGCCAGTACCTGGGCCTGGAAACCCGGGAGGTGCTGGGCGTTAGGCGGGACTACCTGGTTCTCCGCTACAAGGGGGAGGGGAAGCTCTACCTGCCGGTGGAGCAGCTCCCCCTTCTCAAACGCCATCCCGGCACCACGGATGACCCGCCGGAGCTTTCCTCCCTGGGCAAAGGGGAATGGCAACGGCTTAAGGAAAAGGCCAGGAAGGATGTGGAGGAGCTGGCGGCAAGGCTTCTCGTCCTTCAGGCCAAGCGCAAGGCCACCCCGGGCCGGGCCTTCGCCCCCTTGCCGGACTGGGACCCTCTTATTGAGAAGGGCTTCCCCCACCCGCTCACCCCGGACCAGAAACAGGCCTTGGAGGAGGTCCTGCGGGACCTGGAGGCCCCTTTCCCCATGGACCGGCTCATCTCCGGGGACGTGGGCTTCGGCAAGACGGAGATCGCCCTCCGGGCCGCCCACCGCGTGGTGGGGCACGGGGCCCAGGTGGCCTTCTTGGTGCCCACCACCCTGCTGGCGGAGCAGCACGGTAAGACCTTCCGCGAGCGCTTTGCCGGGCTTCCCGTGCGCATCGGGGTGCTTTCCCGCTTTACCCCGGAGAAGGAGGAGGAGGCCATCCTAAAGGGTCTACGGGAGGGCACCGTGGACATCGTGATCGGCACCCACCGCCTTCTCCAGCCCGACGTGAGGTTTAAGGACCTCGGGCTTTTGATCGTGGATGAGGAGCACCGCTTCGGCGTGGCGCAGAAGGAGCGGATCCGGGAGCTGAAGGCCGAGGTGGACACCCTTTACCTCTCCGCCACCCCCATTCCCCGTACCCTCTATTCCGCCCTGGTGGGCCTTAAGGATCTTTCCAGCATCAAGACCCCTCCCCCGGGCCGGAAGCCCATCCGCACCTTCCTCGCCCCCTTTGACCCTCTATTGGTACGGGAGGCCATCCTCCAGGAACTGGAAAGGGGGGGCAGGGTCTTCTACGTGCACGATCGGGTGGCCTCCATAGAGGCGAGGAGGCGTTACCTGGAAAACCTGGTGCCCGAGGCCCGGATCGGGGTGGTGCACGGCAAGATGCCCGAAGGGCTTGTGGAGGAGACCATGCTCCTCTTCGCCGAGGGAGCCTACGACGTCCTTTTGGCCACCACCATCATTGAGTCGGGCCTGGATGTGGGCGAGGCCAATACCATCCTCATTGAGCGGGCCGACCGCCTGGGCCTGGCCACCTTGTACCAGCTCCGGGGCCGGGTGGGGCGGCGGGAGCAGGAGGCCTACGCCTACCTCTTCCACCCGCCCCGGCTCACGGAGGCGGCGGAAAGGCGCCTTAGCGCCATCGCCGATCTTTCCGACCTGGGAAGCGGCCACCTTCTGGCGGAGAAGGACATGGAGATCCGGGGCGTGGGCAACCTCCTGGGCCCGGAGCAGCATGGGCACATCCGGGCCCTCTCCCTGGAGGTCTACACCGAGCTTCTGGAGGAGGCCATCCGGAAGCTTAAGGGAGAGGTTAAGGAGGTTAAGGGGGAGAGGCGGCACGTCACCCTGGACCTGGCCCTCTCCGCCCGGCTTCCCGCGGAGTATGTGCCGAGCCTGGAGGGCCGCAGCCGCTACTATAGCCGCCTGGCGGAGGCCAAGACCCTGGCGGAGATTTCCCGGATCGCCAGGGAACTGAAGGAGCGGTATGGCCCCCTGCCCGAGGAGGCAGAAAACTTCCTGGCCCTGGCCCGGCTGCGCCTGGTGGCGGAGCGCAAGGGGGCGGTTTCCCTCACCGAGGACCTCACCCATCTCCAAGTGATCTTTCCCCGCTGGCCCTTGGACTACGACGCTCGAGGCCTGAAGGGACTTCCCTTCCGGGTGGAGCTCACCCAGTACCCCCCGGGCTTCCGCCTGGAGAAGAAGGGTTTAAGGCCCCGGGAGTACCCCGAGGCCCTGATGCAGGTCCTTTACCTCTTCGCCGACCGCTAG